The Humidesulfovibrio mexicanus genome window below encodes:
- a CDS encoding DUF2188 domain-containing protein has translation MSNKQTHIVPHQGGWASKDTGNDRASRVFDNKQDAVNWGREHSRNVESEFVIHNRNGQIGQKDSHGNDDFPPKG, from the coding sequence ATGAGCAACAAGCAGACGCACATCGTGCCCCACCAGGGCGGCTGGGCTTCCAAGGATACCGGCAATGACCGCGCCTCCCGCGTGTTTGACAACAAGCAGGACGCCGTCAACTGGGGCCGCGAGCACAGCCGGAACGTCGAGAGCGAGTTCGTGATCCACAACCGGAACGGCCAGATCGGCCAGAAGGACAGCCACGGCAACGACGACTTCCCCCCCAAGGGCTAG
- a CDS encoding HNH endonuclease signature motif containing protein produces MEESDMRVPFAGGLPSYGTPSPRRELTIIERFAVWCKAVIVPGHDPNTTRRDRFGTLIHWGNYGKTNSSTGWEIDHIFPLAKGGSDTMSNMEPLQWENNRSKSDRLGLAGLLGLWRT; encoded by the coding sequence ATGGAGGAATCCGATATGCGTGTCCCCTTTGCTGGTGGGCTGCCCTCATACGGCACCCCGAGTCCTCGTCGTGAGTTAACCATCATCGAACGTTTTGCCGTGTGGTGCAAGGCCGTTATCGTGCCCGGCCACGACCCCAACACGACGCGGCGCGACCGCTTCGGCACCCTGATTCATTGGGGCAACTACGGCAAGACCAACAGCTCGACCGGCTGGGAGATTGACCACATCTTTCCGCTGGCGAAGGGCGGTAGCGACACCATGAGCAACATGGAGCCGCTCCAGTGGGAGAACAACCGGAGCAAGAGCGACCGGCTGGGCCTTGCTGGCCTCCTCGGGCTGTGGCGGACCTAG